One Tessaracoccus lacteus DNA window includes the following coding sequences:
- a CDS encoding type IV toxin-antitoxin system AbiEi family antitoxin domain-containing protein, producing MTRDDVFTHAQLLSTGLTDREVRQRLRAGQLTRPRRGIYHASGPQNAVDEHRLLILSALSFVHDSNVISHQSAGVIHGLPVPSDGLSLVTMTRLTAGHGKGSPLLRVRQTAIDPDEYEDRAGLRITTLARTAADLARTMPFEWAVAALDAALAAGLERAELVSALNRHPRLAGLGIARRALSFADGRAESPAESISRVQFARFGVPAPVVQFEVVDADGSVVARADSGWPELGLVGEVDGKWKYGELLKPGQSPEEAIMREKRREEAIRQAGFWIVRWDWATAVQGAALARLIRSAMVTPARRSHP from the coding sequence ATGACACGAGACGACGTCTTCACACACGCCCAGCTGCTCTCGACGGGACTCACCGACCGCGAAGTCCGTCAGCGACTCCGCGCCGGGCAGCTGACCAGGCCCAGGCGCGGGATCTACCACGCGTCGGGCCCGCAGAACGCCGTCGACGAGCACCGGCTGCTCATCCTGAGCGCGCTCTCGTTCGTGCACGACTCCAACGTGATCAGCCACCAGTCCGCCGGCGTCATCCACGGACTTCCCGTCCCGTCCGACGGGCTGTCCCTGGTGACGATGACCCGGCTGACCGCCGGCCACGGCAAGGGTAGCCCGCTGTTGCGCGTCCGCCAGACGGCCATCGACCCGGACGAGTACGAGGATCGCGCCGGACTTCGGATCACCACCCTGGCCCGCACGGCCGCCGACCTCGCCAGAACAATGCCCTTCGAGTGGGCAGTGGCCGCCCTCGATGCCGCGCTCGCTGCAGGGCTGGAGCGCGCGGAGTTGGTCTCTGCCCTGAACCGGCACCCGCGGCTGGCGGGGCTGGGGATCGCCCGTCGCGCCCTGTCCTTCGCGGATGGGCGGGCCGAGTCACCAGCCGAGTCGATCAGCCGGGTCCAGTTCGCCCGCTTCGGGGTGCCGGCACCCGTGGTGCAGTTCGAGGTGGTCGACGCCGACGGTAGCGTCGTGGCCCGCGCCGACTCCGGCTGGCCGGAACTCGGGCTCGTCGGCGAGGTGGACGGGAAGTGGAAGTACGGCGAGCTGCTGAAGCCTGGGCAGTCGCCGGAGGAGGCCATCATGCGCGAGAAGCGACGGGAGGAGGCCATCCGGCAGGCCGGGTTCTGGATCGTCCGGTGGGACTGGGCGACCGCAGTACAGGGCGCCGCTCTCGCACGGCTCATTCGCAGCGCGATGGTCACGCCCGCCCGAAGGTCCCACCCTTAG
- the rplT gene encoding 50S ribosomal protein L20 has translation MARVKRSVNAKKKRREVLELASGYRGQRSRLYRKAKEQMLHSATYSYRDRRAKKGDFRGLWIQRINAAARAEGMTYNRLISGLKNAGVEVDRKILADLAVNDTAAFNALVAVAKDNQSVAAA, from the coding sequence ATGGCACGCGTGAAGCGTTCTGTGAATGCGAAGAAGAAGCGTCGCGAAGTTCTCGAGCTGGCCTCCGGCTACCGCGGCCAGCGTTCCCGCCTGTACCGCAAGGCCAAGGAGCAGATGCTCCACTCGGCCACCTACAGCTACCGCGACCGTCGCGCCAAGAAGGGCGACTTCCGTGGGCTGTGGATCCAGCGCATCAACGCTGCCGCCCGCGCCGAGGGCATGACCTACAACCGTCTGATCTCCGGTCTGAAGAACGCGGGCGTCGAGGTCGATCGCAAGATCCTCGCCGATCTGGCCGTCAACGACACCGCTGCCTTCAACGCCCTGGTTGCTGTCGCCAAGGACAACCAGAGCGTCGCGGCCGCCTGA
- a CDS encoding SseB family protein, translating into MDLRTLAQPSSRFAGDHGEADPLTREALARVEDPTSYIRALVALCSSRLLLPIVASGDDGGTEPDPDRHAEMAAVTLTDESGSHLLAFTGVDSLRAWQVGARPVPCLLDELCATVGPAGAGALLIDVAGPHPLVISGEALEFLASGMAVVEFDDGEFGWVRYADDRAEEESSQG; encoded by the coding sequence ATGGATCTGCGAACCCTCGCCCAGCCCAGCTCCCGCTTCGCCGGCGACCACGGCGAGGCCGACCCCCTCACGCGCGAGGCGCTCGCCCGCGTCGAGGACCCGACAAGCTACATCCGTGCGCTGGTGGCGCTCTGTTCCAGCCGGCTGCTGCTCCCCATCGTGGCGAGCGGCGACGACGGGGGAACCGAACCTGACCCTGACAGGCATGCCGAGATGGCTGCCGTCACGCTGACCGACGAGTCGGGCAGCCACCTGCTCGCCTTCACCGGCGTCGACTCGCTGCGCGCCTGGCAGGTCGGCGCCCGTCCGGTGCCCTGCCTGCTCGACGAACTCTGCGCGACGGTCGGGCCCGCAGGGGCGGGCGCGTTGCTCATCGACGTGGCCGGCCCCCACCCGCTCGTCATCTCCGGCGAGGCGCTGGAGTTCCTTGCCTCCGGCATGGCGGTCGTGGAGTTCGATGACGGGGAGTTCGGCTGGGTCCGCTACGCCGACGACCGGGCGGAGGAAGAGTCGTCGCAGGGGTGA
- the infC gene encoding translation initiation factor IF-3: MPGDTRLNLGGPISTEPRINDRIRVPEVRLVGPNGEQVGIVRVEDALRLAAENDLDLVEVAPMARPPVAKLMDYGKFKYEAAQKVRDARRNQSNVDTKEMKLRLKIDKHDYETKKGHVVRFLKAGDKVKITIMFRGREQSRPELGMDLLRRLAEDVTEFGYVESAPKQDGRNMLMVLGPTKKKTEARADQAADRDRRMAERRENAEQDKVAEAELRAAAGGTTSTKKRRGPADNMDPDIDL, from the coding sequence TTGCCCGGCGACACACGACTCAACCTTGGAGGACCCATCAGCACTGAACCGCGGATCAATGATCGCATCCGAGTACCCGAAGTCCGGCTCGTCGGCCCTAACGGCGAGCAGGTAGGCATCGTGCGCGTCGAGGACGCCTTGCGTCTCGCCGCGGAGAACGATCTGGATCTTGTCGAAGTGGCGCCGATGGCGCGGCCCCCGGTCGCCAAGCTCATGGACTACGGCAAGTTCAAGTACGAGGCCGCGCAGAAGGTGCGCGACGCCCGTCGCAACCAGTCGAACGTCGACACCAAGGAGATGAAGCTCCGCCTCAAGATCGACAAGCACGATTACGAGACGAAGAAGGGCCACGTCGTCCGGTTCCTGAAGGCCGGCGACAAGGTCAAGATCACCATCATGTTCCGAGGCCGCGAGCAGTCGCGCCCCGAGCTCGGCATGGACCTGCTGCGTCGCCTGGCTGAGGATGTGACCGAGTTCGGTTACGTCGAGTCCGCGCCCAAGCAGGACGGCCGCAACATGCTGATGGTCCTCGGCCCGACCAAGAAGAAGACCGAGGCCCGCGCCGACCAGGCAGCGGACCGGGACCGTCGGATGGCGGAGCGACGCGAGAACGCCGAGCAGGACAAGGTCGCTGAGGCCGAGCTCCGCGCGGCGGCCGGTGGCACCACCTCGACGAAGAAGAGGCGCGGTCCCGCCGACAACATGGACCCAGACATCGATCTCTGA
- a CDS encoding phosphoribosyl-ATP diphosphatase, with the protein MKSFEQLFEQLTETASARPEGSGTVRKLDEGVHAIGKKIVEEASEVWMASEYQSKEEAAEEMSQLIYWTQVMMIKLGLDINDINRYL; encoded by the coding sequence GTGAAGTCCTTTGAGCAGCTCTTCGAGCAGTTGACCGAGACCGCCAGCGCGCGACCCGAGGGGTCCGGCACCGTGAGGAAGCTCGACGAAGGCGTCCATGCCATCGGCAAGAAGATCGTCGAGGAGGCCTCCGAGGTCTGGATGGCCTCCGAGTACCAGTCGAAGGAAGAGGCGGCCGAGGAGATGAGCCAGCTCATCTACTGGACCCAGGTCATGATGATCAAGCTCGGCCTCGACATCAACGACATCAACCGCTACCTCTGA
- the rpmI gene encoding 50S ribosomal protein L35, with protein MPKMKSHSGAKKRFKTTGTGKLVRRQANLGHLNEHKASTRIRRLQAAESVSAPDAKKIRKLLGKHKGR; from the coding sequence ATGCCCAAGATGAAGTCGCACTCCGGCGCGAAGAAGCGGTTCAAGACCACCGGCACCGGCAAGCTGGTGCGCCGTCAGGCCAACCTGGGTCACCTCAACGAGCACAAGGCCTCGACGCGCATCCGCCGTCTGCAGGCCGCGGAGTCCGTCTCGGCTCCCGACGCCAAGAAGATCCGCAAGCTCCTTGGCAAGCACAAGGGCCGCTGA
- the pheS gene encoding phenylalanine--tRNA ligase subunit alpha, whose translation MSGPNDNFDPKQVAALDPTAIDGYVAAALDAIEAATDSAQLKQARLDHAGDASPLALANREIGALPPQARKEAGQRVGKARGEVSRAVAARQAELSAAEEAAALVAERIDMTLPVDVAPHGALHPVTTLIDEMIDVFVAMGYQVADGPQVEAEWYNFDALNLAPDHPARALQDTLWVDPPSAGRLLRTQTSPVQARALLTRGVPLYVISPGKVFRADEYDATHLPVFHQLEGLVVDKGISMADLRGTLDHLAQAMFGDDVITRMRPHYFPFTEPSGEVDLRCFVCHGDSVGNPDRPCRTCRSEGWIEWGGCGIVNPRVLAACGIDPDVYSGFAFGMGVDRTVMFRTGAPDLRDFVEGDIRFSRSILGGAR comes from the coding sequence ATGTCAGGGCCTAACGACAACTTCGATCCCAAGCAGGTCGCCGCACTCGACCCGACGGCGATCGACGGCTACGTGGCAGCAGCACTCGACGCGATCGAGGCCGCGACAGACTCCGCCCAGCTGAAGCAGGCGCGTCTCGACCACGCGGGCGACGCATCCCCGCTCGCCCTGGCGAACCGGGAGATCGGCGCGCTGCCTCCGCAGGCCCGCAAGGAGGCCGGCCAGCGCGTCGGCAAGGCCCGCGGCGAGGTCTCCCGCGCCGTCGCTGCCCGCCAGGCGGAGCTGAGCGCGGCCGAGGAGGCCGCGGCGCTGGTCGCCGAGCGAATCGACATGACGCTGCCCGTCGACGTCGCGCCCCATGGGGCGCTACACCCCGTCACCACCCTCATCGACGAGATGATCGACGTGTTCGTCGCGATGGGCTACCAGGTCGCAGACGGCCCCCAGGTCGAGGCCGAGTGGTACAACTTCGACGCCCTCAACCTCGCCCCCGACCACCCGGCCCGCGCCCTGCAGGACACCCTCTGGGTCGATCCGCCATCGGCCGGTCGGCTGCTGCGCACGCAGACGTCGCCGGTGCAGGCCCGCGCGCTGCTGACGCGTGGCGTCCCGCTGTACGTCATCAGCCCCGGCAAGGTGTTCCGCGCCGACGAGTACGACGCGACGCACCTGCCCGTGTTCCACCAGCTGGAGGGCCTCGTCGTCGACAAGGGCATCTCCATGGCGGACCTGCGCGGCACTCTCGACCACCTCGCGCAGGCGATGTTCGGCGACGACGTGATCACGCGCATGCGCCCGCACTACTTCCCGTTCACCGAGCCGTCCGGCGAGGTCGACCTGCGCTGCTTCGTGTGCCACGGAGACTCCGTCGGCAACCCCGACCGACCCTGCCGCACCTGCCGTTCCGAGGGCTGGATCGAGTGGGGCGGCTGCGGCATCGTCAACCCCCGCGTGCTCGCCGCCTGCGGCATCGACCCCGACGTGTACTCCGGCTTCGCCTTCGGCATGGGCGTCGACCGCACCGTCATGTTCCGCACCGGCGCCCCCGACCTGCGCGACTTCGTCGAGGGCGACATCCGATTCAGCCGTTCCATCCTGGGGGGAGCCCGATGA
- the hisG gene encoding ATP phosphoribosyltransferase: protein MLRAAGYRQRTDAKDLTLIDSDHNVEFYYLRPRDIAVYIGRGDLDLGITGRDMLIDSAADATEIMQLGFAGSRFRFAAFGGSTMTVADVAGKRIATSYPGLLRAFLDEQGISAELVKLDGAVESAIRLGVADVVADVVDTGTTLRRAGLELFGDSICSSEAVLIQRNGADELPASADALRTRLTSVLVAQNYLMMDYNVEQSSFDATLALAPGVEGPTVSTLAKEGWFAVRVLVPRKGAHLLMDQLYEAGARGILLTELTACRL, encoded by the coding sequence ATGCTGCGGGCGGCGGGCTACCGTCAGCGCACCGACGCCAAGGACCTGACGCTGATCGACTCCGACCACAACGTCGAGTTCTACTACCTGCGTCCCCGCGACATCGCCGTCTACATCGGCCGCGGCGACCTCGACCTCGGCATCACCGGCCGCGACATGCTGATCGACTCCGCCGCCGACGCCACCGAGATCATGCAGCTCGGCTTCGCCGGGTCACGCTTCCGGTTCGCCGCGTTCGGGGGCTCGACGATGACCGTCGCTGACGTCGCGGGCAAGCGCATCGCCACGTCGTACCCCGGCCTGCTGCGCGCCTTCCTCGACGAGCAGGGCATCTCCGCCGAGCTGGTGAAGCTCGACGGGGCCGTGGAGTCGGCCATCCGACTCGGCGTCGCGGACGTCGTCGCGGACGTCGTCGACACGGGCACCACGCTCCGCCGCGCCGGCCTTGAGCTGTTCGGCGACTCGATCTGCAGCTCCGAGGCCGTGCTGATCCAGCGCAACGGAGCCGACGAGCTGCCGGCCAGCGCCGACGCGCTCCGCACCCGCCTCACGTCCGTCCTCGTCGCCCAGAACTACCTGATGATGGACTACAACGTCGAGCAGTCGAGCTTCGACGCGACGCTCGCCCTGGCGCCCGGCGTCGAGGGGCCGACCGTCTCCACGCTGGCCAAGGAGGGCTGGTTCGCCGTCCGCGTGCTCGTGCCCCGCAAGGGCGCGCACCTCCTGATGGACCAGCTCTACGAGGCCGGCGCCCGCGGCATCCTCCTCACCGAGCTCACGGCGTGCCGCCTGTGA
- a CDS encoding TrmH family RNA methyltransferase, which produces MTHEPNAAPGLPASVLRSVRRLTQRRGRDLTGTFLAEGRQAVREALAAKGLVQELIVDDVDKHADLIVGTDVPIWHATVAQMRQLSDTVTPQGIIAVCRQLEFGWEDIADARLVVICAQVRDPGNAGTVIRCADAFGADGVILTTGSVEIYNPKTVRSTVGSLFHMPILTGVPLTDAVAKVKAQGMTVLAADGEGDALDLKAAAGELSGPIAWIMGNEAWGLPEEDARLADEVVAVPMWGQAESLNLSSAAAVCLYATASAQRREGGSHVRA; this is translated from the coding sequence GTGACTCACGAACCGAACGCCGCGCCAGGCCTGCCCGCCTCGGTGCTGCGTTCGGTTCGTCGTCTGACCCAGCGCAGAGGCCGGGACCTCACCGGCACCTTCCTGGCGGAGGGCCGTCAGGCAGTGCGCGAGGCGCTTGCCGCCAAGGGCCTCGTTCAGGAGCTGATCGTCGACGACGTGGACAAGCACGCGGACCTCATCGTGGGGACCGACGTGCCGATCTGGCATGCCACCGTCGCCCAGATGCGGCAGCTCAGCGACACCGTCACGCCGCAGGGCATCATCGCCGTGTGTCGGCAGCTGGAGTTCGGCTGGGAGGACATCGCCGACGCCCGGCTTGTCGTGATCTGCGCGCAGGTGCGGGACCCGGGCAACGCCGGCACGGTGATCCGGTGCGCCGACGCATTCGGGGCCGACGGTGTGATCCTCACGACCGGCTCCGTCGAGATCTACAACCCCAAGACCGTCCGCTCCACGGTCGGAAGCCTCTTCCACATGCCGATCCTCACAGGCGTGCCGCTCACCGACGCCGTCGCCAAAGTCAAGGCCCAGGGCATGACCGTGCTCGCCGCCGACGGCGAGGGCGACGCCCTTGACCTCAAGGCGGCCGCGGGCGAGCTGAGCGGCCCGATCGCCTGGATCATGGGCAACGAGGCCTGGGGCCTGCCCGAAGAGGACGCGCGCCTGGCCGACGAGGTCGTGGCCGTCCCGATGTGGGGGCAGGCCGAGAGCCTGAACCTTTCCAGCGCCGCAGCGGTGTGCCTGTACGCCACCGCCTCGGCGCAACGACGCGAAGGAGGGTCCCATGTCAGGGCCTAA
- the pheT gene encoding phenylalanine--tRNA ligase subunit beta: MKAPISWLRDLVALPSDVTTARLAEQFIKVGLTVEHIEQVGSPVTGPLTVGRMLSFVDEPQKNGKVIRYCRVDVGHLNDEATDEFPASRGIVCGASNFEVGDLVVVALPGTVLPGDFAIAARKTYGHVSDGMMCAVDELGLGEDHSGIIVLPADSAEPGADAIDLLWTADEVLDIDVTPDLAYCLSMRGLAREAAIANQVSYEDRYRTRLPEPVEGGHPIVLDSDRCSCFVALTIDEIDPSQPSPDWMVARLRASGVRSISLAVDVTNYVMLESGQPLHAYDAAKLAGPIRVRLAEAGEKLRTLDGQDRDLDADDLLITDDTGPIGLAGVMGGETTEVSDSTTTIVLEAASFASSSVSRTFRRHGLPSEASKRFERGVDPQLPYAAAKRAAKLLVAHGGGRVTAETVVGGAPEPHHIKLRSGLIPAILGAPVEQERVLKILRASGVEATALGDSLTVTAPSWRGDLVDPYDVVEEVGRHVGYDAIGRRLPVPAESAGLDPVIRDRRAALRAVADLGFTEVLTLPFASTAELDQLGLGAEDGRRALVKLANPLSETHGYLRSTLLPGLFAAVARNTSRSLTDLALFEQGRVFVDGSEPAAPRPGVTHRPTDEELAALDAALPAQPHHLAAVVTGQWRAAGWQGPAVPADWTHVVAFAERAAAAVGVTVARRNAEEAPWHPGRCAELSVDGVVLGYAGELHPAVVKAYRLPERTCAVELDLDALLAAARHGGKIGTLHSFPLAKEDVALIVDESVASADVAAALTEGAGELLESVSLFDVYTGDQVGEGRKSLAFALRFRGDRTLTDKDAAEARQRAVAVAVERFAAVQRA, from the coding sequence ATGAAGGCCCCGATCTCCTGGCTGCGTGACCTCGTCGCGCTGCCCTCAGACGTCACGACCGCGCGCCTGGCCGAGCAGTTCATCAAGGTCGGCCTCACCGTCGAACACATCGAGCAGGTCGGCTCCCCGGTCACCGGTCCGCTGACCGTCGGCCGCATGCTCAGCTTCGTCGACGAGCCTCAGAAGAACGGCAAGGTCATCCGCTACTGCCGCGTCGACGTCGGCCACCTGAACGACGAGGCAACCGATGAGTTCCCGGCCAGCCGCGGCATCGTGTGCGGCGCCAGCAATTTCGAGGTCGGCGACCTCGTGGTCGTCGCGCTGCCGGGCACCGTGCTGCCCGGCGACTTCGCCATCGCCGCCCGCAAGACCTACGGCCACGTCTCCGACGGCATGATGTGCGCCGTCGACGAGCTGGGCCTGGGGGAGGACCACAGCGGCATCATCGTGCTGCCCGCCGACTCCGCAGAGCCCGGCGCCGACGCGATCGACCTGCTGTGGACGGCTGACGAGGTCCTCGACATCGACGTGACCCCCGACCTGGCCTACTGCCTCTCCATGCGCGGCCTGGCCCGCGAGGCAGCCATCGCGAACCAGGTCAGCTACGAGGACCGCTACCGCACGCGGCTGCCCGAGCCCGTCGAGGGCGGGCACCCGATCGTGCTGGACTCCGACCGCTGCTCCTGCTTCGTCGCGCTGACCATCGACGAGATCGACCCGTCCCAGCCTTCCCCGGACTGGATGGTGGCCCGGCTGCGGGCCTCCGGCGTCCGCTCCATCTCGCTCGCCGTCGACGTCACCAACTACGTGATGCTCGAGTCCGGGCAACCGCTGCACGCGTACGACGCCGCGAAGCTGGCCGGCCCGATCCGGGTCCGCCTCGCCGAGGCGGGGGAGAAGCTGCGCACACTCGACGGCCAGGACCGCGACCTCGACGCGGACGACCTCCTCATCACCGACGACACCGGCCCGATCGGGCTGGCCGGCGTGATGGGCGGAGAGACCACCGAGGTGTCGGACTCCACCACGACCATCGTCCTCGAGGCCGCCAGCTTCGCGTCCTCCTCGGTCTCGCGGACGTTCCGCCGCCATGGCCTGCCGTCCGAGGCATCCAAGCGCTTCGAGCGCGGCGTCGACCCGCAGCTGCCCTACGCGGCCGCGAAGCGCGCGGCGAAGCTGCTCGTCGCTCACGGCGGCGGCCGCGTCACCGCCGAGACGGTCGTCGGCGGCGCCCCCGAGCCGCACCACATCAAGCTGCGCTCGGGGCTCATCCCCGCCATCCTCGGCGCCCCCGTCGAGCAGGAGCGCGTGCTCAAGATCCTGCGCGCCTCCGGCGTCGAAGCCACCGCGCTGGGCGACTCCCTGACCGTGACCGCGCCCAGCTGGCGCGGCGACCTCGTCGATCCGTACGACGTCGTCGAGGAGGTCGGCCGGCACGTCGGGTACGACGCCATCGGCCGCCGCCTCCCCGTGCCCGCCGAGTCCGCAGGGCTCGACCCGGTGATCCGCGACCGACGCGCCGCGCTCCGGGCCGTCGCAGACCTCGGCTTCACCGAGGTGCTGACGCTGCCCTTCGCGTCCACGGCCGAGCTGGACCAGCTCGGACTCGGCGCCGAGGACGGTCGCCGCGCCCTGGTCAAGCTCGCCAACCCGCTCTCCGAGACCCACGGGTACCTGCGCAGCACCCTGCTGCCGGGCCTGTTCGCCGCCGTGGCGCGCAACACGTCCAGATCGCTGACCGACCTGGCCCTGTTCGAGCAGGGGCGGGTGTTCGTCGACGGCTCCGAGCCCGCGGCCCCGCGCCCCGGCGTGACCCACCGGCCCACTGACGAGGAGCTCGCCGCGCTCGACGCGGCGCTGCCCGCGCAGCCCCACCACCTTGCCGCCGTCGTGACCGGCCAGTGGCGGGCCGCCGGCTGGCAGGGCCCGGCAGTTCCCGCGGACTGGACGCACGTTGTCGCGTTCGCCGAGCGGGCAGCCGCGGCGGTCGGCGTCACCGTGGCACGCCGCAACGCCGAGGAGGCCCCGTGGCACCCCGGCCGGTGCGCGGAGCTCAGCGTCGACGGTGTCGTCCTCGGGTACGCCGGCGAGCTGCATCCCGCCGTCGTCAAGGCCTACCGGCTGCCGGAGCGCACCTGCGCCGTCGAACTCGACCTCGACGCGCTGCTCGCCGCGGCCCGCCACGGAGGGAAAATCGGCACGCTGCACAGCTTCCCGCTGGCCAAGGAGGATGTCGCGCTGATCGTCGACGAGTCCGTGGCTTCGGCCGATGTCGCGGCCGCCCTCACCGAGGGTGCCGGCGAGCTGCTGGAGTCCGTGTCGCTGTTCGACGTCTACACCGGCGACCAGGTCGGCGAGGGCCGCAAGTCCCTCGCGTTCGCCCTGCGTTTCCGCGGGGACAGGACGCTGACCGACAAGGACGCCGCAGAGGCCCGCCAGCGCGCGGTTGCGGTCGCCGTCGAGAGGTTCGCTGCCGTCCAGCGGGCCTGA
- the mshC gene encoding cysteine--1-D-myo-inosityl 2-amino-2-deoxy-alpha-D-glucopyranoside ligase, with protein sequence MFAWAPVAIPSLPPSDQVPEALSLFDTATGAVAPVTPVGDVARLYVCGITPYDATHLGHANTYVTFDLVGRVWRDLGLSVTYTQNVTDVDDPLLERAAETGQDWEELAEGQIELFRSDMTDLRVIPPDHYIGAVESISYVLDLIEVLKDSGLVYQVDDDEYPDWYFNTVGAPGFGSVSHLDEKAMTERFAANGGDPDRPGKRHPLDCLVWRFSRPGEPSWASDLGAGRPGWHIECTAIALRWLGPDFDVQGGGSDLVFPHHEMCAAEGVVATGRPLAGAFVHSGMVALHGEKMSKSKGNLELVSRLRHQGADPMAIRLVLLAHHYRSDWEWTPDQLEVATARLTRWRAAVESGVVAPVDELLAALRSALRTDLDAPAALAAVDAWVEASAERGVGNQAAADVTRDALDALLGIRL encoded by the coding sequence ATGTTTGCGTGGGCTCCCGTCGCCATTCCCAGTCTTCCCCCGTCGGACCAGGTGCCCGAGGCGCTCAGCCTCTTCGACACTGCAACCGGCGCGGTCGCCCCCGTCACGCCGGTCGGCGACGTCGCTCGGCTGTACGTGTGCGGCATCACCCCCTACGACGCGACGCACCTCGGCCACGCCAACACCTACGTCACGTTCGACCTCGTCGGCCGCGTGTGGCGCGACCTCGGGCTGAGCGTCACCTATACCCAGAACGTGACCGACGTCGATGACCCGCTGCTGGAGCGGGCCGCCGAGACCGGCCAGGACTGGGAGGAGCTCGCGGAGGGGCAGATCGAGCTGTTCCGCTCCGACATGACCGACCTGCGCGTCATTCCTCCGGACCACTACATCGGTGCCGTCGAGTCCATCTCCTATGTGCTCGACCTCATCGAGGTGCTCAAGGACTCCGGGCTGGTCTACCAGGTCGACGACGACGAGTACCCGGACTGGTACTTCAACACAGTCGGCGCGCCGGGCTTCGGGTCGGTCAGCCACCTGGATGAGAAGGCGATGACCGAGCGGTTCGCGGCCAACGGCGGCGACCCCGACCGCCCCGGCAAGCGGCACCCGCTCGACTGTCTCGTGTGGCGCTTCTCCCGCCCTGGCGAGCCGAGTTGGGCCTCCGACCTCGGCGCGGGGCGGCCCGGCTGGCACATCGAGTGCACCGCCATCGCGCTGCGCTGGCTCGGCCCCGACTTCGACGTGCAGGGCGGCGGCTCCGACCTCGTCTTCCCGCACCACGAGATGTGCGCCGCCGAGGGCGTCGTCGCGACGGGGCGGCCACTGGCCGGCGCCTTCGTCCACTCCGGCATGGTCGCGCTCCACGGCGAGAAGATGAGCAAGTCCAAGGGGAACCTGGAGCTCGTCAGCCGGCTGCGTCACCAGGGGGCCGACCCGATGGCCATCCGGCTGGTGCTGCTCGCGCACCACTACCGCAGCGACTGGGAGTGGACCCCGGACCAGCTCGAGGTGGCCACCGCCCGCCTGACCCGCTGGCGCGCCGCCGTCGAATCCGGGGTCGTCGCCCCAGTCGACGAGCTGCTCGCCGCCCTCCGCTCGGCGCTCCGCACGGACCTCGACGCCCCGGCGGCGCTGGCCGCCGTCGACGCCTGGGTCGAGGCCTCGGCGGAGCGCGGGGTCGGGAACCAGGCCGCGGCGGACGTCACGCGCGACGCGCTCGATGCGCTGCTCGGCATCCGGCTCTAG
- a CDS encoding rhomboid family intramembrane serine protease: MSPYATEDTWFRIGRLQVTSTIAVVLLGAVGMLAWVFNTSLPNYLLYAPQLLSSGQVWRVFTWPLADGISLWSILNLVLLWYFGRDLESRLGKVKMAWLYGGIWLALTLATSVTGFLLTGAYAAGLQMVEFVILLVWIAEYPTRRFFFNIPAWVFGAVIVGLQVLQYIGYRMWPMLVNLLLSLILVAMVARALGLLESYPWIPGAGSSRPRQAKAHRPSRAQQRAHNRRLSDDERMDELLDKINAQGIHALTKSERAELMKLRERRH, translated from the coding sequence GTGAGTCCTTACGCGACAGAAGACACCTGGTTCCGCATCGGCCGACTGCAGGTCACCTCGACGATCGCGGTGGTGCTGCTCGGCGCCGTCGGCATGCTGGCCTGGGTGTTCAACACCAGCCTGCCGAACTACCTGCTGTACGCGCCGCAGCTGCTGTCCTCCGGCCAGGTCTGGCGGGTCTTCACCTGGCCGCTGGCCGACGGGATCTCGCTGTGGAGCATCCTGAACCTCGTCCTGCTGTGGTACTTCGGCCGCGACCTCGAGTCCCGCCTCGGCAAGGTCAAGATGGCCTGGCTGTACGGGGGGATCTGGCTGGCGCTCACGCTCGCCACGTCCGTGACTGGCTTCCTGCTGACCGGCGCCTACGCGGCTGGCCTGCAGATGGTCGAGTTCGTCATCCTCCTGGTCTGGATCGCGGAGTACCCGACGCGCCGCTTCTTCTTCAACATCCCGGCCTGGGTCTTCGGCGCCGTGATCGTCGGCCTGCAGGTGCTGCAGTACATCGGCTACCGCATGTGGCCCATGCTGGTGAACCTGCTGCTGTCGCTGATCCTGGTGGCGATGGTCGCGCGGGCGCTCGGCCTGCTGGAGTCCTACCCCTGGATCCCCGGGGCGGGTTCCTCGAGGCCCAGGCAGGCGAAGGCGCACCGCCCGTCGCGGGCACAGCAGAGGGCCCACAACCGGCGGCTGAGCGACGACGAGCGGATGGACGAGCTGCTGGACAAGATCAATGCGCAGGGCATCCACGCCCTGACCAAGTCCGAGCGCGCCGAACTGATGAAGCTGCGCGAGCGTCGCCACTGA